A genomic stretch from Pieris brassicae chromosome 9, ilPieBrab1.1, whole genome shotgun sequence includes:
- the LOC123714701 gene encoding vesicular inhibitory amino acid transporter — translation MINVGRFKLPPIKNVLDVAMQTVRQQVPERPGTAPRPPQNVRFANSDIGESCELSTMNETTSPSYQSTNPTNPFLSGQLQAEDTFTSYQNTYPQQDGALRTQSMQSVDFYASSEEGGFEEGGGSPGAKINEFQAAWNVTNAIQGMFVVSLPFAVLQGGYWSIAAMVGIAHICCYTGKILVDCLYEDDPVSGQRVRVRDSYVSIAKECFGRKYGAKIVNIAQIIELLMTCILYVVVCGDLMIGTFPDGSIDTRSWMMLTGIFLLPLAFLKSLKSVSMLSFWCTMSHLIINAIVLGYCILYIGEWGWSKVKWNLDLENFPISLGVIVFSYTSQIFLPTLEGNMEDRSRFEWMLNWSHIAAAAFKAIFGYFCFLTFQNDTQQVITNNLRSAGFKGLVNFFLVIKAVLSYPLPYYAACDLLERVLFRGKPKTVFPPIYALDGELKVWGLAWRLGVIMFTILMAVFIPHFLILMGFIGSFTGTMLSFIWPAYFHLKLKANQLDSTTVAYDYFIIGLGVLFGLIGMYDSGSALIKAFKIGLPF, via the exons atgataaacgTCGGGCGTTTCAAGTTGCCACCAATTAAGAATGTGCTGGATGTAGCCATGCAGACTGTGAGGCAGCAAGTACCAGAACGACCTGGGACTGCACCGCGCCCACCACAAAATGTCCGGTTTGCTAATTCAG acaTAGGAGAAAGTTGTGAGCTATCTACAATGAATGAGACGACATCACCGTCATACCAGTCTACAAACCCTACCAACCCATTTCTGAGCGGACAGCTTCAGGCTGAAGATACCTTTACCAGTTATCAAAACACATATCCACAACAAGATGGCGCTCTCAG AACTCAGAGCATGCAAAGCGTTGATTTTTACGCCTCATCGGAGGAAGGTGGGTTCGAAGAGGGTGGTGGTAGCCCAGGTGCTAAGATCAACGAGTTTCAAGCTGCCTGGAACGTTACAAATGCTATTCAG gGAATGTTCGTTGTGTCATTGCCATTTGCCGTGCTTCAAGGAGGATACTGGTCAATAGCCGCCATGGTTGGTATCGCCCACATCTGCTGTTACACAGGCAAAATTCTAGTAGATTGTCTCTACGAAGATGACCCAGTCTCTGGTCAACGAGTACGAGTCCGCGATTCTTACGTCAGCATCGCCAAAGAATGCTTCGGAAGAAAATATGGCGCCAAAATTGTCAATATCGCACAAATTATTGAACTTCTGATGACTTGTATCTTGTACGTTGTGGTTTGTGGGGATTTGATGATTGGAACCTTCCCCGATGGATCAATCGATACCCGATCTTGGATGATGTTAACGGGCATATTCCTATTGCCTTTGGCATTTTTAAAGTCCCTCAAAAGCGTTAGTATGCTGTCTTTCTGGTGTACCATGAGCCACTTAATAATAAACGCCATTGTTCTTGGCTATTGTATTCTTTATATTGGGGAATGGGGTTGGTCTAAAGTCAAATGGAATCTCGATTTGGAAAACTTCCCCATTAGTCTGGGTGTTATTGTCTTCTCATATACttcccaaatatttttacccACCTTGGAGGGTAACATGGAAGATAGATCTAGATTCGAGTGGATGTTAAATTGGTCACATATTGCTGCTGCCGCATTCAAAGCGATTTTTGGATATTTCTGTTTTCTGACATTCCAAAACGACACTCAGCAGGTCATAACAAATAACCTTAGATCTGCTGGCTTCAAGGGACTTGTAAACTTTTTCCTGGTGATTAAAGCTGTGCTTAGCTACCCCTTACCTTATTATGCGGCCTGTGATCTGCTTGAACGCGTTCTGTTTCGAGGAAAACCTAAAACTGTCTTTCCGCCAATTTATGCTTTGGATGGCGAGCTGAAGGTTTGGGGTCTAGCATGGCGCCTCGGTGTGATAATGTTTACGATACTGATGGCAGTATTTATTCCTCATTTCCTGATACTCATGGGCTTTATTGGTAGTTTCACTGGTACGATGTTGAGCTTCATTTGGCCTGCGTACTTCCATTTGAAATTGAAGGCCAATCAGCTCGACAGTACCACTGTCGCCTATGACTATTTCATTATTGGTTTGGGCGTATTATTCGGCCTAATCGGAATGTACGATTCTGGTTCTGCTCTTATAAAAGCATTCAAAATAGGGTTGCCGTTTTAA
- the LOC123714505 gene encoding uncharacterized protein LOC123714505: MAALIHACVLLVLCIIWLEITYPYNIRNHPCCLEPNENLTLAMIIDAFEIYGHDPTDKLDNLWLYQNEMMRIKTAEDQYLINERVHIATDHLGRFIKLHIQELKVLLITLDDVLDNMLTMYENHNSIGAERRATYTGGPVPTEFYISQEYYCGKNVYIFLSELYSDIYNIGKGIAPYCKDRSFVFLGFLHYHDEQKYYLLDDPSISFPTDNYMHGLECHVGVCIFRFPFNKLLQRERDVSTLPKAIVKCGLIMYKLPPLSAAACIIASGSFILDFNIQGLRYRHYDFLLTTPNGNTYYTKEANTPLVCDHHVCEWNYTNHYGGPFLIPGDPGTGIDAVPPYIEPTPKPDFDEENITVPYILEGCLFMYPPNYGSIAGKSYLDTVDLHDDRFTCNAAGGTKGLYWYPQWMGAMPHHPYSPLTEDKGSFDPPGSFYPHQNYDMEDDTDT, translated from the exons ATGGCTGCCCTCATTCACGCCTGCGTCTTGCTCGTACTATGTATCATCTGGCTAGAGATAACT TACCCGTACAATATAAGGAATCACCCATGCTGTCTGGAACCCAACGAAAATTTGACATTGGCAATGATAATAGACGCCTTCGAAATTTATGGACACGACCCCACAGATAAATTGGATAATTTATGGCTCTATCAAAACGAGATGATGAGGATCAAGACAGCTGAAGATCAG tACTTAATAAACGAGCGAGTGCACATCGCGACTGACCATTTAGGAAGATttataaagttgcatattCAAGAATTAAAG GTTTTGCTAATAACCCTTGACGATGTATTGGATAATATGTTGACAATGTATGAGAACCATAACTCAATCGGAGCTGAGCGGAGAGCTACTTATACTGGTGGACCTGTACCCACcgaattttatataagtcaAG AATATTACTGCGGCAAAAACGTGTACATATTCCTATCCGAGCTGTATAGTGACATATACAACATTGGAAAAGGGATAGCTCCATACTGTAAAGACAGATCCTTCGTGTTTCTTGGTTTCCTCCATTATCATGATGAGCAAAAGTACTACCTACTCGACGACCCGAGCATTTCCTTCCCGACAGACAATTATATGCATGGTTTGGAGTGTCACGTGGGCGTTTGTATATTTAG ATTTCCCTTTAATAAGCTACTACAGCGGGAAAGAGACGTCTCAACTCTACCCAAGGCGATAGTCAAATGCGGTCTAATAATGTACAAATTACCGCCACTCTCGGCCGCTGCGTGTATCATCGCTTCCGGTTCATTTATTTTGGATTTTAATATTCAGGGACTGAGATACCGACATTACGACTTCTTACtg ACAACCCCAAATGGTAACACATATTATACTAAGGAAGCAAATACACCGCTTGTGTGCGACCATCACGTGTGTGAGTGGAATTACACAAACCATTATGGag GTCCATTTTTAATACCCGGTGATCCGGGAACGGGCATTGACGCTGTACCGCCTTACATAGAACCCACGCCCAAACCAGATTTTGACGAAGAAAATATCACTGTTCCTT ATATCCTAGAAGGATGTTTGTTTATGTACCCACCTAACTATGGCTCTATAGCTGGGAAGAGCTATTTGGATACTGTGGATTTACACGATGACAGATTTACATGCAACGCCGCAGGAGGCACTAAG ggTTTATATTGGTACCCACAATGGATGGGCGCCATGCCCCATCATCCATATTCCCCGTTAACAGAGGACAAAGGTAGTTTTGACCCGCCTGGCTCATTCTACCCTCATCAGAATTATGACATGGAGGATGATACAGACACCTAA